Within the Mus caroli chromosome 10, CAROLI_EIJ_v1.1, whole genome shotgun sequence genome, the region CTCATTTGTACCAAATGAGGCACATTCATACTTAAATGACAAAACACAGCCACCAGGAAATTTAAAGGcagttacactttttttttattccataaaCAATGTTTTTCATGGCAGCTGGTCTTCAGTTTGCTTCTTGCTTTGACAGAATGTCAAGTGCCTGTGGAAATGGTCTTAAGAATGGTTTAAGAGAACAAAAGCTTTTTCACACCTCCAAAAATGTTTCGTTACCTACATTTCCCAATTACCttcttaagaaaaagaataggttttgtttattttacattgtaACGTTTTGCTTCAAGGTATAAAAACAGGACTTCTCAACAAGCCCCCCTTTGTTTACAAAGTTCTATAAAAATACATAAGGAAATTCACGTTAGTCATTTAACTGAATTATTCCAGTTTATCAGATACACCAAGCCATGCAAACCACATTAATCTTGCAGCAATACAATGTCAACATCATCATGAACACCTTGCAAAAGTAGTTCCCCTGTGTATGTGACAATCTTCCTTCGTTTTGCAGCTTTCAGAGTTCCTACCAATGCTTCAAAGAGGTTGGCACATCTGTCATCCTGGAAGAGGACCCCAAACTTCACACTTAATTTTCCATCAGCATCTAATTGGAGAAACACAACATTAGTAAATGTCTTGCCTCTATGAATGGCAAACTTGGAAATATCTAACCAGGGGTAACCAAGATTAGAATTTAACACCAAACCTTTTCCAACCCTGAAGCAGCAGAATAAACACACTGTGCTTTCTAGACAAAACTTCAAAGGACAGAAAGACACGTTTATAAAATGTGAATGTGGTCAGTCATGGTGAcacgcacctttaatctcagcactcaagaggcaggcagatttctatgagttcaaagccaggttgGTCTACATAGAAATTTTTAAGCCATCCAAGACTACACTGTGAGACCTGGcctcaaagtttaaaaaaaaaaaaaaagNAAATACACTGTACTACTAAGGTTGTAGATAaattttttcaattttgattttcaaaattgttagtttggaactagagagatggctctgaagtGAAAAACATTGGCTGTTTTTACAGAGGGTCtaggttcgattcctagcacctgTATGGTAACTTACAACTAtttgtcactccagttccaggggatctgatgccctctcctgacttccATGGACTCCAGGAATGTGTGAGGAGCACAGATGTATTTGCTGGCAAAACGCccatacaaattttattttaaaataaaaatgttaaaaacaaatcttttgaaaaataaataaaaataaaactgttagtTGTCAGGCTAATAAAGACAACAAATGGACTGGAAAGAGAATATTCTGAACATACTCAAGAGTGTCCAAGATTGCACTGAAGGTCTTAAAACAAGCCATAGTCTTCTATTATGGCCACTGAATCTTAATTCCTGGGGGGAGacccagaaattattttttacaagATTATTTCACTTGGATGTCAGCTTATAAAATATGTGTTAAAAAATAATCTATAGGAAAGAAGCACTGCTGTTTACCCAACTGCTGATGGGTGGATACAGGTAAAGATGCTAGGTGGCCTTGGATAGCCTTCAAATGCTGACCTGTTATCTCATCCAGCAAATAAAGGTGAAAATGAACTGGACAGGCTTGTTACCAGGAttcaaaaatataagtaaaactgtttaaaaatccCCAGAATAGTAAACCTCAatttataatacttttttttaaagaggcacCAAAAGCAGAAATGAGAGTATAATTCTAGAGTTTTTCTTCCCTCTCATCCTTCAGTCTGACAAATGTCCAGGTCCCCACCCCTTCCTTGTGACTTTGTAATTGTTTTCACGCATTTCCAATGACCATGCATTGCTGAGTTGAAGCCCTTAGTGTTTCTCACCCAGTAACTTCAAACTGTAGTGGGCTACTCCTTACCAGCCTCCCTCTTCCTACGTTAACCCTCAATATACCATTCATATTACTCAGAAATAGAACATATGGAAGACATTTTATGAGATGCTAATTTGGTGGATACTATTCTATGTTGCTCTTTCAATGGTCCCCAGTCACCTTCAAAATAAAGTGAAGAACATGGCCTCTCTTTGTCCCCCTGGGCTGAGCATTCAGTGGTTGCCTGGTCCTCTATGACTTCATTCCACGTTTGGATTTAGTCATAATGAACAGTCTGCTCTTGCCCAAGGTACCCAAGATTTGGCTTTTGTAACTGTGCCCACATTGAGAGATTTGGCCCAGCATCTTAGACCCTTGTAGTGGTTTCAAtgggtttggcccccatagactgaGGTGTTTGAATGCTCAGTTCACAGGAAGTAACACTATTAGGAGGAGTGCTCTTTGTGGAATAGgtgtgccttgttggaggaagtgtgtcactgtgagggtgggctttgaggtcctatgctcaaactCTGCCCAATGCTGAAGAGACCGACCCTCCTGGCTGCTGTCTACAGATgagagtctcctgctgctgcctttggatcaagatataccactcccacctcttccagcaccttgtctgcctctatggtgccatgcttcccaccatgatgataatggactgagcctctgaaactgtaagccagccctaattaaacgTTATCCTTTATAAAAGtagacttggtcatggtgtctcctgacgatgaaaccctgactaagacaactctgGTCCCTACTTTATTCAAGAACAGAGTCAACTGTAACCTTCCTTCACAACTTCCTCTCTCATTAGTTATCTCTTCTTACTAATCTGAGCATTAATCAAAGCACATACCATAAACTTTAGTAACAATAGCCAATGTTCATTGAGTCCTTGCTATGTTCCTAGAACTGCTAAGTGAATTTacagttattaaaatgtattcactCCTCATTCTGTGTAAGGAAAAACACTATTGGTTTTGAAAAGCACCATTATTTTATGTCCAGTTAAACGGCCCAAGTCAAATAAAGCAAGGCAACATTAAGATAAAGTCTCTACTTTAGAGAcgttaaaatggaaaaatgtctgAATCACTGAAACATTACTATTACACAAACCAAGACAGAGAAACATGATAAAATGTACAAGATTACCCAGTAAGTATGAGAGGAACAGGATTCATTCCCAGAGAATTTCACAGGAGTCCACATTTCTGATtcaccttcttttaaaaatgttttcagacaAGGGGCCTCAGTCgtccagggtggctttgaactaccaaggcctgggattacaggcatgtgtcatcacaACCAGCTAAGCCCATGCTCTTAACCTATTCCCAGTACCTATTCCCAGTATGTCCATCTTCTAACTGCCTCAAGAAGACCTTAAGGACTAAAACAGAATTCCCTTTTTGATTCTATATCTCCTTGTTGGATGGAAGAATTTAGATCTCCAAGAAATCATATTCATCACTTCATCTTTGCTaactatatgaaaaaaatgagagtTTAAAGATTAGGactttaaaagaaacataaaatttccTTCATCAATTTCTAGCCAGAGCTCATACATCATATGCAGATTAGTCAAAATCACTCTAGGCTCAACTTAAATAATTAACAATAGCATGTCAAAAGATGACATAGTTCTATATATGATTTCCCACTCAGGAAGCCATCTTTTGCCAATAATAAAGTCAAGGTGTTCTGGTGAAGCTatgaatttttaagtattttcatgCATATGGATGGCATGATAATTATCTTGTCTTCTCGTTTGTAAAGCTGTTCATTTTGAAATGGAACTTCAAATCACCCAGGTAGAGCACAGACACTCTTTAAGGAGTGCAAAGGTTAGAATTTTAAAGCCAGCTGAGCCAAACTAATGAGCACCAGGTTGCATGAATAGGAACAGTCTACAAATTTTTGGAAACCAGCTCTAAACAATCCAAACAGCATAGTAATTCCAAGTACTGTGACCTGACTGGAGCTAGAGAGACCCTAGGGATATGGGAGAGGAACACTATAAGTGTGGCACTAGCGAAAATGAGACTCCCCAGACTTGCATCAAGTGGGCATAgtaaagggggaagggaaaagtgcAGTTACAAAGACTTTATTTGACCAGGGACCTAAATGTTAATAAACTACACGCTCTTGTGTCTTCTATGCAAACACTAACTAATTCCCATTCCAAGTTAAACTCGTGTGTCCCTTCCTCAACTAACCTGTCTACACTTCCTTTCCAAGTCCTACTTGACTCATGGCTTAATCAAGTAAGTGAACCCAACTCTACCGTTATCAATTACTAGGACCATATTGAACTGAATGCCTCACAGTCCAGCAAGTCTTCCCCCTCCCTGATAAATGCCTCATCAATTTTTTGTCTCCCTTCATCAATTAAGAACTAAGATGCTTGGGGAAAAGGAATGTGCCTATGTCTCTTACTCTTATGAAGGGCTTGGCACATACGGGAGAGCAGCAGCAGTCAGTGACAAGATGACTGAACTCATGTGGCTGTGACCTCCACAACATTTCCATATGGCTCTATCTTAACATTTTGGTTATGTTGTCAAAATTAAGTGATGAGAAAAGAttcgaggaggaggaggaggaggctgggactGGCTCAAGGGTGGAGCACCTGCCTAGACTGTCAGTTAgcatgaattctatcccaggacTACCCAAGGGGGCAGAAAGAATAATGACACCCAAAGATACtcatgtttgaatttgtaaatctTGTGAGTACCTTACGTTACATGGCAAAAGGAATTTTTCAAATGTGATTAAATAAGGGCTCTAAAATGGAGCATTATTCTGGATTATCTGGATTGAATTCATGGAATTATAAGAGTTCTTAAGAATGCAAGAGTAAGTAGAGTAATGCCCTGTGAGGTGACTCCCCACTCTGTTGCTGGtttggaagacagaggagagccGTGAGCCAAGGAATGAAGATAACTGTGATGGCTTCTCTTGGTTGTCCACTTGGTATCTAGAATTAACTTTAAATAAAACTTAAGCAGCTGGGTACAccgtgagggatttttttttccttaattaaatcatttgaagtgggaagatccacctttaatccgGGCCACATCTTCTGGTGGAAGCCAATATAAAGGACATGGCAGACGAGAGCTCTCTCTATGCCTActtgttcttgctggcaagtccattccttcgcTGGCATTAGAGCCcccttctttgggattctggcatatactgaagaccaactgagGCAAACCAGCCTTGTAGACTGAACTATGGGATATTTGGACCTTCCACTGGTAGACAGCTATTGTTGGTTTAGCAAAACCACAGCTTGAAGCCATTCTAGTAAATCCATTACTATATATAAgtagattcattctataaattttGTTTCTCTAGAGGGGCCTAATaggacaattttttaaatttttattagattcaaGCTAAATCTCTAGTCACTTATAAATTCATAAAATGGTAGCAAAATAAATCGGAAAAACATgatttttgggggttttttgggttttttttttttcgagacagggtttctctttgtagccctggctgccctggaactcactctataaaccaggctggcctcgaactcagaaatccgcctgcctgaggtgtgcgccaccaccgtccAGCAGAAAACCATGATTTTAACAACAAaccatttcaaatataaatcaaACACCTGATTTtaatgcaaacaacaacaacaaaaaaaaaaaacagaagctcaatgatttttcaaataaataaataaataacaaaacatctCAACTATTCTCTGCCTCAGAAACCTGATTCCCCAATAGCCCTATGTCTCAGACATCCCTTGGTGGCTAAGAGCAGTTACCCACTCAGCTGTGGGCAGACTGAGTCGCTGTCCTCAGTCCTAAGTGGCCTCTCTGGAATGCTGGTCTTGCGGTACACTCAAAAGAAACATTCTGCCTTAGAGTACTTACTTTTGGAACCCAGGCGATGAATTTCCTCCACCAGGAGGTTAACTTCATGTTCCACATTCATTGCtgactggaagagaaaagaagtctATATTACAGCCATTTTGTACTCCCAGCAGGCAGCAACCCAAGGGTCCTTTTGCTTTTTCAAGCAGCATGTGTCACTATATTGACCATGCCTCTGTTCTACTAGTATGAAGTATAGTGCACTAATATAACTGTTTTCCTTCTACTTATGGAACTTCCCTCTATGTTGCTCCACTCCTGTGACCTACTGGCTACTAGCGAGAAAATGGCCTCTGCCCTCACAGTGGTATTACTCCATGCACAGCTTGCGTCAGTGCTTCCCTAAGCACCAAAACTGCAAAAGGTAACAGGATCCATGCTCAAGACAGAGAAAGGCTTCCAGTGAAAAGCAATGTGGCAAGCACTCCCTGGATGGTAGATCCAAGGCAGAACAGGCAGGCCCCCTCCTAGGAGACCATGGGGAAGGTAGATCAAGTAGACAACGGCAAGAGTAAAATGGACTATTTTGGAGCCAGAGAAAGCACAAAGGCACAGCTGAGGTAGGTCCTGAACTAGGAGGTGAAGATGCCAAGATAAACTACGCTCCTTGCTCTTCAGGACACTTAGGTCTAGAGGTGGTACAGACTCATACCAAGGCCACCTGAATACCCACAGGTCAGTGCAATGATATCGTCCATTTCCCATCCAGGAGCATTACAGCCTTCTCTGGATTCTGCACATGAAAAATGACTGTGTTGCATAGCTTGTAATGAGGCCCATTCATGGTCCCATCAAGAAGAGTCCAGAATAAGAACTGAACCTGCTAAGTCTTTCTGAGTCCTGCTGTGGCTTGCTATGTCTTCCATCGGCCAGATTCTGACTACTGTTCTAGTCTCCTCCGTTGTACACTTGAATGCTAAGCCACAACTACATGAGTCTCCATCAAATATTACTGGCAACACTGCCATCCATCtccactttctttcttctgatCGACTTATTGCCATTCCCCCTTCTACGTCTAAGTCATCCCCAGCTTGGATATACTTCCAGGGAGCGTCCTTAACCTTCGGAGAGCCCTCTACTGGCTTTTCCCCTAGCACTGTATGCCTGGATCATTTGGGTACTGATTTCTGGGCTTTCCTCACTACAAGGTAAGTTTCTCTCCATGGGGATCTGACTTAAATATTCCTTGTTATCATGCCTGGCACCAAGAGGAGAGGTTAAACAAATGTTGTTTCATTAACTAACAAGAAGTAGCAAGTGGATCGGGGGATGGAACCAGCAGAGACTGTATGTGAGCTGGGCCACAGAAGCATAGATTCAATTTGCTTTCACAGGAAAATCTCTGCAGGTTGAATAATGAGCTAAAAGGTGGAGCTCTGGTGACTTGGAAGAAACAACTTCATCCAGATGGATTATTACTAACTCCTGGTAGCTTTTAAGATAAGAGTGACATCTATGACTGTATACCATCTGCCTCAGTGGTATTGATTGGGACACCGGGTTTTTGATCGGCTAATAATGAAAAGTGCCACCACCACGTGCTCTGATTTGCATGACTATTATAATTGAAGGGGTGACATTCTAGTAAAATGCAAAGTCTTCAATTAAATGCAGCTCTAACACTTACTAAAAATTATGCTGTCCAACTATATTGGGGGCCTTTGTGTTGGTGAGAGCATAATTATGTAATTGCAAGGCACAGTTTAAAAGTGATACTAAAGAGCTAAGCTATCCCCAGGGTATACAGAACAGTGGTGGGGATAAGCCTGTCTGTGTCCGTGGTGACCAGCTGCTGCCTGGTGGGGCCAGAACTGCTTTCCCACTCTGGCACCAGCAGCCTGAGTCTTGTTTGGGGACAGCACTTCCCTGTGCGAGTGGACCGAGCATGATCCTCAGCTCCAGCAGTGACCCAGAGTCATCAGGACAGGTTAAAGACATCCCGATCCTAATCTGAATTGATTTATATAAACCgtttttaaggttttttaaaatttatttatttgaggtgggggcttaaaatttacttatttgggGGTAGgggcacacacatggaggtctGAGAACAAGAGCTCTCATTCAAAACAGTTAAGTTCAGTCTCAAGATTTTGCTAGA harbors:
- the Abracl gene encoding costars family protein ABRACL; amino-acid sequence: MNVEHEVNLLVEEIHRLGSKNADGKLSVKFGVLFQDDRCANLFEALVGTLKAAKRRKIVTYTGELLLQGVHDDVDIVLLQD